In Luteimonas sp. MC1750, the following proteins share a genomic window:
- a CDS encoding ankyrin repeat domain-containing protein, with translation MFDYEQDPEGLESFLRGGGTVNEQISQGGTLLHTARDPAIAQVLLDYDLDLESTNGDGETALLYAVSLGDRDEYAAWLLEQGAQVNVYDSNGCFPILLTQSPELTSLLIEAGADVSCRDNEGMTPLHMAHNADRATLLIDAGADVNAATDDDETPLSMAKSVAVSALLLDAGADVNARTSTGRTALHVANSGDQARVLISAGADVHAQDVDGQTALFVSGRNLEVARELVAAGADISHKDAGGKTAADYNPPAEVAAFLESYKRVQALEKLAGISRPDDNLATPEQALAARQARYGRSM, from the coding sequence GTGTTCGACTATGAGCAAGACCCCGAGGGGTTGGAAAGCTTCCTTCGGGGTGGCGGGACGGTCAACGAACAAATAAGCCAAGGTGGCACCCTTCTCCACACAGCCCGGGATCCGGCGATAGCACAGGTCCTACTGGATTACGATCTGGACTTGGAGAGCACCAATGGCGACGGAGAAACCGCCCTTTTATACGCCGTCTCTTTGGGAGACCGTGATGAGTACGCTGCCTGGCTATTGGAGCAGGGAGCCCAGGTAAACGTATACGACTCAAATGGATGTTTCCCCATTCTGCTGACCCAATCCCCTGAGCTTACCAGCCTGCTCATCGAAGCTGGCGCAGACGTCTCATGTCGGGACAATGAGGGCATGACCCCCCTCCACATGGCTCACAACGCAGACCGAGCCACGTTGCTCATCGATGCCGGCGCTGACGTCAACGCGGCCACTGACGACGACGAAACACCCCTATCCATGGCCAAGAGTGTGGCTGTCTCTGCTCTCCTGCTAGACGCGGGAGCGGACGTCAATGCCAGAACTTCGACTGGAAGGACGGCTTTGCATGTGGCCAACAGCGGCGACCAGGCCAGGGTTCTCATATCAGCAGGTGCGGACGTCCATGCCCAGGACGTCGACGGACAAACCGCTTTGTTTGTCTCCGGTCGAAACCTTGAAGTTGCCCGCGAACTGGTAGCGGCAGGTGCCGATATTTCGCACAAGGATGCCGGGGGCAAGACGGCGGCTGACTACAACCCACCCGCTGAGGTCGCCGCCTTCCTCGAGTCTTACAAGAGGGTCCAGGCGCTGGAAAAGCTGGCTGGCATCTCTCGTCCCGACGACAACCTAGCCACCCCAGAACAAGCCTTAGCCGCACGCCAAGCACGCTATGGGAGGTCGATGTGA
- a CDS encoding ankyrin repeat domain-containing protein gives MFATREGTADQVKALLDGGASLTNQPGYDQDFDKHNWLITASLYAKESADKLLHLKEAGLDLAHKNANGQNGLGHIGQAHDRRSADFEGQDVVSADLSSAINVLLDGGADIDGCTTHLGQTVLHHFARVGVEPYVLERVIELGADVNARDVSGTTPLFYANKAEIVHCLIEHGADPTHKDLHGNTPARSPYAWAAAEILELAAKRHSLTQIAATQRPQEDLATPEQALAARQARYGRGM, from the coding sequence ATGTTTGCCACGCGCGAGGGCACGGCTGACCAAGTCAAAGCCCTCCTAGACGGAGGCGCGAGCCTTACAAATCAACCAGGCTACGACCAAGACTTTGATAAGCACAATTGGCTGATAACCGCGAGCTTATATGCCAAAGAGAGCGCCGACAAACTATTACACCTGAAAGAAGCTGGCCTTGATCTGGCGCACAAAAATGCTAATGGCCAGAACGGACTAGGCCACATAGGGCAAGCGCACGATAGAAGATCCGCCGATTTCGAAGGTCAGGATGTAGTATCCGCTGACTTGTCGTCGGCTATCAATGTGCTTCTCGACGGTGGCGCGGATATTGATGGATGTACCACTCACCTCGGCCAGACCGTCCTCCACCACTTCGCTCGCGTCGGAGTGGAGCCGTATGTGCTCGAACGTGTCATAGAGTTAGGTGCAGACGTCAATGCGCGCGACGTGTCAGGGACGACGCCCCTCTTCTATGCCAACAAGGCTGAAATTGTCCATTGCCTGATTGAACATGGAGCAGACCCTACGCACAAGGATCTGCACGGGAACACGCCCGCCCGGTCGCCCTACGCGTGGGCTGCTGCTGAAATACTTGAACTCGCCGCAAAGCGGCATTCCCTGACGCAGATCGCAGCCACCCAGCGTCCCCAAGAGGACCTGGCCACACCAGAACAAGCGCTGGCCGCACGCCAAGCCCGCTACGGGAGGGGGATGTGA
- a CDS encoding ankyrin repeat domain-containing protein, whose protein sequence is MAKRTPKAVVQHAATLLSRADFDKDRAASSAWAACRALDDLRDELPSAKAFEERLRADIGMSYAGAQMVSKVFEDRDEFMRNSAAAVASVPESEATTARLEKAHERHLADPGTRTALVRSAASNKGWEGDSMAPLLDWIHSSENGLAKTVKGEAIGWMDVYIRSGHAQKDLGPRKDDEQQTPNAALLRDVFNRMREGERVDSHEVKSALDARWKEIVPDAMRVDKARLYNEDEPTPIAYASGVPTFSMDGKGATEAGGRIDVFMPDAEDPKAWHIGFSSTSEDSRRQGDQMTRHVGGVLNGMAIGAPPFESGDHRLASTAYYAPAIVSERRAEAMGITPKAQENINRLALYAQLDDPYIRSQVGVGDAVLATAHYAIGAGKTTHGQALRPDELRDMDPKAHAKQAVAAVYALSNVDWQKALKSMGEKSGRETIIPLAQAALDGLAKHYPQILPELKKAVPHLNRLANAEGIKGTGLERDLRTTALGLKHDKGQVLTPPPPLDFDRTEQLRRHIADKQAQDSDRMVVQLALSRDVNARDEEGNTALHVAAGDRNLQLVQKLIARNADATLTNAEGQSALHIACATSARTAKSQTDQAQVVALLAPHSSIDGQDNNGNAAIHLAAAKGVDRTVGELLRHGANPSLRNGEGEKAVDLAQDYAKRVSSPNLRYQADRSAMTLEIAEQQRAMVLAQFQRQGQASPGLEAETLAPTRRNVRGAGR, encoded by the coding sequence ATGGCCAAGCGCACACCCAAAGCAGTTGTCCAGCACGCAGCAACACTTCTTAGCCGCGCCGACTTTGACAAGGACCGGGCGGCCTCCTCCGCCTGGGCCGCTTGTAGGGCGCTGGACGACTTGCGGGATGAGCTGCCCAGCGCCAAGGCGTTTGAGGAGCGTCTTCGTGCGGATATCGGCATGTCCTATGCCGGTGCGCAGATGGTGTCGAAGGTCTTCGAGGACCGCGACGAGTTCATGCGCAACTCCGCGGCCGCCGTGGCCTCGGTACCTGAAAGCGAGGCGACCACCGCAAGGCTGGAAAAAGCCCATGAGCGCCACCTGGCCGATCCGGGCACTCGGACAGCGCTGGTGCGCTCGGCCGCGTCGAACAAGGGCTGGGAAGGCGACTCAATGGCGCCTTTGCTGGACTGGATCCACTCCTCGGAGAATGGCCTGGCCAAGACCGTGAAGGGCGAGGCCATTGGATGGATGGATGTGTACATCCGTTCGGGGCACGCCCAGAAGGACCTGGGGCCTCGCAAGGACGATGAGCAGCAAACCCCCAATGCTGCCCTGCTTCGCGACGTCTTCAACCGTATGCGAGAGGGAGAGAGGGTCGACTCCCACGAGGTCAAGTCGGCGTTAGATGCCCGGTGGAAGGAAATCGTTCCCGACGCCATGCGCGTGGACAAGGCCAGGCTGTACAACGAAGACGAGCCCACGCCAATCGCATATGCCAGTGGTGTGCCGACGTTCTCCATGGATGGAAAAGGGGCCACGGAAGCCGGGGGTCGGATTGACGTCTTTATGCCCGATGCCGAAGACCCCAAGGCCTGGCATATCGGATTTTCCTCCACGTCAGAGGACAGTCGCCGGCAGGGCGACCAGATGACGCGACATGTGGGAGGCGTTCTCAATGGCATGGCTATCGGCGCTCCCCCTTTTGAAAGCGGAGATCATCGGCTGGCCTCGACGGCCTACTACGCCCCGGCCATCGTGTCCGAGCGCAGGGCTGAGGCCATGGGCATCACACCCAAAGCTCAGGAGAACATCAACCGTCTGGCGTTGTATGCCCAGCTGGACGACCCCTACATCCGGTCCCAGGTCGGTGTTGGGGATGCGGTTCTTGCCACCGCCCACTACGCAATTGGCGCGGGCAAGACGACCCACGGCCAGGCGCTGCGTCCGGATGAGCTGCGAGACATGGACCCGAAAGCCCACGCCAAGCAGGCGGTAGCGGCTGTCTATGCGCTGTCGAACGTGGACTGGCAGAAGGCGCTCAAATCCATGGGCGAGAAATCAGGGCGGGAGACCATCATCCCCCTGGCCCAGGCAGCATTGGATGGCCTGGCAAAGCACTACCCCCAGATCCTGCCGGAACTGAAAAAAGCAGTGCCGCACTTGAACCGCCTGGCCAATGCCGAGGGCATCAAGGGCACAGGATTGGAGCGGGATCTGCGGACAACGGCGTTGGGCCTCAAACACGACAAGGGGCAAGTGCTGACTCCACCGCCGCCACTGGACTTCGACCGAACGGAGCAGCTGCGCAGGCACATCGCCGACAAGCAGGCGCAGGACTCCGATCGCATGGTGGTCCAGCTGGCTTTGAGTCGCGACGTCAACGCCCGCGACGAGGAAGGCAACACGGCTCTTCATGTGGCTGCGGGGGATCGCAACCTCCAACTGGTGCAAAAGCTCATCGCACGAAATGCCGACGCCACCCTGACTAACGCGGAGGGGCAGTCGGCACTCCATATCGCCTGCGCCACGTCGGCGAGGACTGCCAAGTCCCAGACCGACCAGGCCCAGGTCGTGGCCTTGCTGGCACCCCATTCGAGCATCGACGGGCAGGACAACAACGGCAACGCAGCTATCCACCTGGCAGCCGCCAAGGGTGTTGACCGGACCGTGGGCGAGCTACTCAGACACGGGGCAAACCCCTCCCTGCGCAATGGCGAGGGAGAGAAGGCGGTGGATTTGGCTCAGGACTACGCCAAACGAGTGTCGTCGCCGAACCTGCGATATCAGGCGGACCGCTCAGCCATGACCCTGGAAATTGCCGAACAGCAGCGAGCAATGGTGCTGGCCCAGTTCCAGCGGCAAGGTCAGGCAAGCCCAGGACTCGAAGCTGAAACCTTGGCCCCGACGCGGAGGAACGTGCGGGGAGCAGGACGGTGA
- a CDS encoding H-NS family nucleoid-associated regulatory protein, with product MRRLEALKGLLDKRDDEVPSAIEILAKYQSVMSDVQRRRIAKIIGTTSDAAADAAPVARKATKKSAKKAAKKAGSKAKVPAKFRLDSGEEWSGRGHPTREFRQWAESEKGKAWREANPGQKFPLIEDAAG from the coding sequence ATGCGTCGCCTCGAGGCCCTCAAGGGCTTGCTGGACAAGCGCGACGATGAAGTCCCGTCTGCAATCGAAATCCTGGCCAAGTACCAGTCCGTGATGTCCGACGTCCAGAGGCGTCGAATTGCCAAGATCATCGGTACCACCTCCGATGCCGCGGCCGACGCCGCCCCGGTGGCCCGGAAGGCTACGAAGAAGTCCGCCAAGAAGGCCGCGAAGAAGGCTGGCTCGAAGGCCAAGGTGCCGGCCAAGTTCCGGCTGGACAGTGGTGAGGAGTGGTCTGGTCGGGGGCATCCCACCCGCGAGTTCAGGCAGTGGGCCGAAAGTGAGAAAGGCAAGGCGTGGCGGGAGGCTAACCCTGGCCAGAAGTTCCCGCTGATTGAGGATGCGGCCGGCTGA
- a CDS encoding HNH endonuclease translates to MRITEAFREFGAHLAHPAWEVSAVSDQPRQVVVSLWSHAFNEDMTKYESGTAQWRGGKSVLYRHLRLAMEEGLPIRVVVATAEDATQVYEGNASRTENDFEPNFSLVGWVVRLEENELEIAFERTGQAPLSRYAKTGAKYWHLAEAVEALPSPTTTAHIKAWLAQHYPGDSRADIAENLAHLTVNDINRRHYDRSRKSWRTDSGHPRDRLFRRGKNKATTYEPFRAATHGHWDLRPGVDGKWEAYQLPTSELALAEAQAQEEAFEHLPPVSSDHDARVWTLTAIAQRQGQGAFRAQILDAYGSRCAITGCTAVAVLEAAHIVPYRGEHTHRIDNGILLRSDIHTLFDLGLLWICEQLRIAISDVLRGTEYEALEGKTLRLPSKKEQHPNPAHLAAQAQLAKDKQR, encoded by the coding sequence ATGCGTATCACAGAAGCGTTTCGAGAGTTCGGGGCCCATCTTGCCCATCCCGCGTGGGAAGTGTCCGCGGTGTCTGACCAGCCACGGCAGGTGGTCGTCAGCTTGTGGAGTCATGCCTTCAATGAGGACATGACCAAGTATGAGAGCGGCACTGCTCAGTGGCGCGGAGGCAAGTCAGTTCTGTACCGCCACCTGCGTCTGGCCATGGAAGAGGGTCTTCCGATCAGGGTGGTGGTGGCAACGGCTGAGGACGCTACCCAGGTGTATGAGGGGAACGCATCCCGTACGGAAAACGACTTTGAGCCTAATTTTTCGCTCGTCGGCTGGGTGGTCCGCTTGGAGGAGAACGAACTCGAGATCGCCTTTGAGCGAACGGGGCAAGCCCCCCTCAGTCGCTACGCCAAGACAGGCGCGAAGTACTGGCATCTTGCTGAGGCGGTAGAAGCTCTACCGTCGCCAACGACAACAGCACACATCAAGGCATGGCTTGCCCAACACTACCCTGGCGACAGCCGCGCAGACATTGCGGAAAACCTGGCCCACCTGACTGTCAACGATATCAATCGCCGGCACTACGACAGGAGCCGAAAGAGCTGGCGAACTGACTCCGGCCACCCCCGCGACAGACTTTTTCGTCGTGGCAAGAATAAGGCAACGACTTACGAACCATTTCGAGCTGCCACCCACGGACACTGGGATCTTCGACCCGGCGTCGACGGAAAATGGGAGGCCTACCAGCTCCCGACTTCAGAGCTCGCGCTGGCAGAAGCACAAGCCCAGGAAGAGGCTTTTGAACATCTTCCGCCGGTATCGTCGGATCACGACGCCCGCGTATGGACATTGACCGCAATTGCCCAAAGACAGGGACAAGGTGCATTCCGGGCGCAAATTCTTGATGCGTACGGCTCACGCTGCGCAATCACCGGCTGTACAGCTGTGGCGGTGCTGGAGGCTGCGCATATCGTGCCCTACCGTGGCGAACACACCCATCGTATCGACAATGGCATTCTGCTCAGATCTGATATCCACACCCTGTTCGACCTGGGTTTGTTGTGGATCTGCGAACAACTCCGAATTGCTATCTCCGATGTACTACGTGGCACGGAGTACGAGGCGTTAGAAGGCAAGACACTGAGGCTCCCCTCAAAAAAGGAACAGCACCCCAATCCAGCCCACTTGGCCGCGCAGGCTCAGTTGGCCAAGGACAAACAAAGATAA
- a CDS encoding fimbria/pilus outer membrane usher protein, translating into MKRLVLAVALALAAPGSVHAEETLVALIVNGKEVNGEPRLLDPSAIAFSSAEWTDLGAIVPSQMQGQESISAQELGVAVEFDTSQQAVLLTLPPAMLPRQTLGRRRAVPTEVSPAPRGVLLDYDVAVASVGNDRRVSVGHVARTQFGGGVLTTTGQANWVDGQGEYRRGLTTWQRDNLNSGTTVQLGDVFTPANSLNGPVNLLGVRAGTDRHLAQNGGLAVPLIGGLADTRSTAEVYVDEQRRARGELEPGPYDLAPTVAIPGLNNLDIVQSDAFGRQQRISHQFYTHPDLLGRQDKEWGVSAGAVRSGNTDRYEGTALHASGRRGLTDTWTMGATVQAGDGPHGGGRNLTVHNTISLGGAGLLQADVSRSQTDTGESGSAFRVGYERKSPNWSVSASHQRKSEDYWEIADMRPRNFDVSQQSRATLAFHPSGSPWSGSVGYSDIRYGEDRRLRQVMAQATYRGDRATWLAGVSHDLTAGDTQAFVGVRWENDRRGSTAFTARSAPNVGPRLDASTTGVATYQGRDIRYQVAASAGSREEVYGSVLTELAGGELTVDVRKPLDGELMVNGRYRNSAWIGEGGVINGHGYSRPSGSFVLVEVPGQEGVGIRANHPTPVKTNKNGYALLANTGSLTSVNVLLDEESLAHDIQLEDTQKQVVAPRRGGAKAVFPAQTYSLRQFEVRLGDTYAPQNAIVESDSGEVFYLGDRGVLVLEQPATHATLRSGEQICELVLPGQGGVVSCQP; encoded by the coding sequence GTGAAACGGCTCGTTCTGGCTGTTGCGCTGGCGTTGGCTGCCCCGGGCTCGGTTCATGCCGAAGAAACCCTCGTGGCGCTCATCGTCAATGGCAAGGAGGTCAATGGCGAGCCACGACTACTGGACCCGTCCGCAATCGCGTTTTCCTCGGCGGAATGGACGGATCTTGGGGCGATCGTGCCCAGTCAGATGCAGGGACAGGAGAGCATTTCGGCCCAAGAATTGGGTGTGGCAGTGGAGTTCGACACGTCCCAGCAGGCGGTGTTGTTGACCCTGCCCCCGGCCATGTTGCCTCGACAGACGCTGGGTCGCCGACGCGCCGTGCCGACAGAGGTCTCCCCCGCCCCTCGCGGGGTGCTCCTGGATTACGACGTCGCCGTGGCAAGCGTGGGGAACGACCGGAGGGTCTCTGTGGGCCATGTGGCCCGCACCCAGTTCGGTGGTGGCGTTCTGACCACCACGGGCCAGGCGAACTGGGTCGACGGCCAAGGCGAGTACCGCCGCGGGCTGACGACTTGGCAGCGGGACAACCTCAACTCAGGAACGACAGTGCAACTGGGTGATGTATTCACCCCGGCCAACTCGTTGAATGGGCCCGTCAATCTGCTGGGCGTGCGCGCTGGTACCGATCGGCATCTGGCGCAAAACGGGGGGCTGGCCGTGCCCCTGATTGGTGGGCTGGCCGATACGCGTTCGACGGCTGAGGTGTACGTCGACGAGCAGCGGCGCGCACGCGGGGAGCTCGAGCCAGGACCTTATGACTTGGCCCCGACCGTGGCCATCCCAGGCTTGAACAACTTGGATATCGTCCAAAGCGATGCCTTCGGGCGCCAGCAGCGGATCTCCCACCAGTTCTACACCCACCCTGACCTGCTTGGTCGCCAAGACAAGGAATGGGGAGTGTCAGCGGGTGCGGTGCGCTCGGGCAACACTGACCGCTATGAAGGTACTGCGCTTCATGCCTCCGGCAGGCGCGGCCTGACAGATACCTGGACGATGGGTGCCACGGTTCAAGCCGGCGACGGCCCCCATGGAGGTGGGCGCAACCTCACTGTCCACAACACCATTTCCCTGGGTGGAGCGGGCCTGCTCCAGGCGGATGTCTCGCGAAGCCAGACAGATACAGGCGAGTCGGGCTCTGCCTTCCGTGTGGGGTATGAGCGCAAGTCCCCCAACTGGTCGGTGTCAGCGTCCCACCAGCGCAAGTCCGAGGACTACTGGGAAATTGCCGATATGCGGCCGCGCAACTTCGACGTCAGCCAGCAGTCTCGGGCGACGCTGGCCTTCCACCCCTCCGGCTCACCGTGGTCTGGATCGGTGGGCTACTCCGACATTCGCTACGGAGAGGATCGACGGCTCAGGCAGGTCATGGCCCAGGCCACTTATCGCGGAGACCGGGCCACATGGTTGGCTGGCGTATCCCATGACCTGACCGCTGGCGACACCCAGGCGTTCGTCGGCGTACGTTGGGAGAACGACCGTCGGGGCAGCACGGCTTTCACTGCTCGGAGTGCGCCTAACGTTGGGCCAAGGCTGGATGCCTCCACCACAGGCGTGGCCACGTATCAGGGCCGGGACATTCGCTATCAGGTGGCAGCGTCTGCCGGCAGCCGAGAGGAAGTGTATGGAAGTGTCTTGACCGAGCTGGCCGGGGGCGAACTGACTGTCGACGTGCGCAAGCCCCTTGACGGGGAGCTCATGGTCAACGGGCGGTATCGAAACAGTGCTTGGATCGGAGAAGGTGGCGTCATCAACGGCCACGGGTATTCCAGGCCTTCAGGCTCTTTCGTGCTCGTGGAAGTTCCAGGGCAAGAGGGTGTGGGCATCCGGGCCAACCACCCCACACCGGTGAAAACGAACAAGAACGGCTACGCACTGCTGGCAAATACTGGATCGCTGACATCGGTGAACGTGCTGCTGGATGAGGAGTCGCTGGCACACGATATCCAGTTGGAGGACACCCAGAAGCAGGTAGTAGCACCACGCCGCGGAGGCGCGAAGGCGGTTTTCCCAGCCCAGACCTATTCATTGCGCCAATTTGAGGTGCGCTTGGGCGACACCTATGCGCCCCAGAATGCCATCGTTGAAAGCGACAGCGGGGAGGTCTTCTACTTGGGGGACCGAGGTGTTTTGGTATTGGAGCAGCCAGCCACTCACGCAACCTTGCGATCAGGTGAGCAGATATGCGAACTGGTACTACCAGGGCAAGGCGGAGTGGTTTCGTGCCAGCCTTGA
- a CDS encoding fimbria/pilus periplasmic chaperone, producing the protein MAQYLDASATTGVLRVENNTTSAKRYQILVDTWAADANGEKVRTPNSDITFYPSLVQLEPGKTQAVRWKRNSPSASGELVYLITVRESGVKSGEAIEGMQVDIEPEFLLPWAFTPPGAASKLSADYQAGQLTLRNTGTAAARISDLVFGDNPQPPVLLLLPGERVLLPMKQAAPTVRFKLGKTDQTLTLD; encoded by the coding sequence ATGGCCCAGTACCTGGACGCGTCGGCGACCACGGGCGTGCTGCGGGTGGAGAACAACACCACATCGGCCAAGAGATATCAGATCCTGGTGGACACCTGGGCGGCCGATGCCAACGGCGAAAAGGTCCGTACACCAAACAGCGACATCACCTTTTACCCCTCCCTGGTTCAGTTGGAGCCAGGCAAGACGCAAGCCGTACGCTGGAAGCGCAATTCGCCTTCTGCCTCGGGTGAGTTGGTCTACCTGATCACCGTCCGCGAGTCGGGTGTGAAGAGCGGGGAAGCTATCGAGGGCATGCAGGTTGATATTGAGCCTGAGTTTTTGCTGCCTTGGGCGTTCACTCCCCCAGGCGCTGCCTCGAAGCTTTCCGCTGACTACCAAGCAGGCCAGCTGACGCTACGCAACACGGGGACTGCCGCAGCGCGGATCTCGGACTTGGTGTTCGGCGACAACCCGCAGCCCCCTGTATTGCTACTGCTGCCAGGTGAGCGTGTCTTGCTTCCAATGAAGCAAGCCGCTCCAACGGTTCGCTTCAAGCTGGGCAAGACCGATCAGACGTTGACTCTGGACTGA